A portion of the Halalkalicoccus tibetensis genome contains these proteins:
- a CDS encoding CoA-binding protein, with amino-acid sequence MPVESDAELRELLGLRTVAVVGCSSTPGKDAHEIPRYLTEHGYDVIPVNPNADEILDERAYDSLSAVEEEIDIVDVFRPSEEVAGIVDETLERDDAKVLWLQLGISDPDAEARAEEAGIHVVPDRCMKVEHQRLHAP; translated from the coding sequence ATGCCAGTCGAGAGCGATGCCGAGTTGCGCGAGCTGCTCGGCCTTCGCACAGTCGCCGTCGTCGGCTGTTCGTCAACCCCGGGCAAGGACGCCCACGAGATCCCGAGATACCTCACCGAACACGGCTATGACGTGATCCCGGTCAACCCGAACGCTGACGAAATCCTCGACGAGCGCGCCTACGACTCGCTCTCGGCCGTCGAGGAGGAGATCGACATCGTCGACGTCTTCCGCCCGAGCGAGGAGGTGGCGGGGATCGTCGACGAGACCCTCGAACGCGACGACGCCAAGGTGCTCTGGCTCCAGCTCGGCATCTCCGATCCCGACGCCGAAGCCCGTGCCGAGGAGGCGGGGATCCACGTCGTTCCCGACCGCTGTATGAAGGTCGAACACCAGCGCCTGCACGCACCCTAA